The sequence below is a genomic window from Nicotiana tomentosiformis chromosome 6, ASM39032v3, whole genome shotgun sequence.
aaaaaaaaaaatagttaaaatctatggccaaacatgaaacaaattatataaaataataatggatATGATAGCAGATGGCTTGCAACATTTAGGAAAAAGAGCAAAATTAGGGTATTATATGTACTGACATTGTAATTGAATTCAAAATAAGCAGATATCATCTTAACCTGGTTTAATGAACAATTTAGTTAAGTTAGTTATGTTGTTTTATGattatataattaatattttttttactatTATAGACAAAACTTATCCAAAAAATCAAACTTTTACATTTTTTAATATGCAACAACATttgttattttcatttttttcatttttttaatatgCATCAACATATATGCttaagaaaggaaaaagaaaaagccaCAAGAAAAGTAAAATGACACAATTTCTGGATAACTCGTAAACAAGAAAAGGACGAAGAatgtaaataaatatttttgttgCTTCAGAAATAGAAGAGAGGTTTGATATGGTTATCCTCACATTTGTTAtgttattttcaattttttttcaagTCAAGTGatttaggttttttattttagaaTGACAGATTTTATTAGATAAATTTTGATAATTGAGCGACCATTTGAGTAATGGAATCTATTGAAGTAAAAATTAAAACATACAAAAAGAATAATatgatgaaaataaataaattacctcAAGAAATagttgtttatttatttaaacctgATACAATGGAACTCAAAGACAGATTTAATAGAAGAATAATACTGTAACACAATGTAAAAGTACTTCaccaagttatatatatatatatatatatatatatatatatatatatatatatatatatatatatatcacacacacacacataagcTAGCGTTTGAACATtgatttggttgaaacttgaaaattgaatttttgaaattatattaaaaaataattttttggaagttgaagttgtattttggacatgcattttatttgaaaaaaaaacttTAAGTTTTAAGAGCagaagaaagaatttcatccATAAATAGCGCTAAACCAATTTTTGGgaacttgaaaaaaaaatcaatttttttcaaaaacttatcATATTCAATGAATAAACAgtgtttcaaattatttttttgaaaaaagtaGCCAAAATCTGTAGTCAAACGGAAGCTAACTACTATGGTTAAAAACACCAAATTAGAGCATTGTATCAATGAGCTCTAAATCCTCCTTGTATCAAAAAAATAACGCGTTTTGATATATAAAACTTTCTTAAACTTAAACTTATATTTTTTCTTAATGACATGTTCTTATTGTCATAGAAAGGTTATGACAACTTTAAGATTACAAAAGTTCGAAAATACTTTTGATATGTTGTTATTTTGTAGATAAAATGAAAGTAATTCAAAAATTCAATATTTCGTTTTAAAAATGCTAGTTGCGTTGAGTCTTCAACTGCGAAAACCTATACAATATGCTGCATTTTcttgagattttttttttttttttgctaatgcATTTTCTTGAGATAAAATAGGGTAGGATTATATCAGCCAACATCACCAGTCATATAATTGTCAAGTGACCAATGGTAAGACGCCATGTGGAATGGCATTAAGCGCCATCATTACTTGGGAAGAGAAGAGCGGGAAATTAGGTGGGCTCGAGAGCACgtgattattatttttattttattttttaatatagaGGAAATCTCTCTGCTATGtttaatttgaagaaaataaaataaggtACAATGCAAATAGTAGTAGTAATAGGTTTTGGCTCTAAAGGGTCCACGAGGACGTTGACTTTCCTCGTGCATAAAAAATCATTAATTCGGTTATTTACGGATTAATCAGTATTTATTTATTccgaaaatataagtaaaaaaatttaattttaggGTATTTGTATTCTGAAAATTGAATTGAAAAACTGAAATTTAAGACACATAGGTTAATTCCTAAATAAAAGCCCTTTAAAATGATTATTTGATACCATTTCTGTACTTTTTTCTTGGCGTAAGAGGTTAGTGATCCAATGAATGCTGAAGTTTGTATAAAAAAGCACTTGGGAATTGGGATAGACGGACCAGATTTACTAGGGATATTTTTTCTCTATTAGTACGTTGGTGATAAGAAAATGAGCACAAAGAGACCGTGAGAATTGAACCCGCACATATCATGGGAGAAATTTTCACTTATATCACTAGACTATTAATCTTTGCAGTTATTAATTAGAGATTCAAGTGAGACCAAAGAGGGTATGGttttttttctcctttattttttttttgtttgacaATCGACCATAAATCATAATATTGAAGGAGGAAAGACAAAACGAGGATAATGAGATAGGAACTATGTACCTATATTTCGAGGACGGTTAATAATTCTTCAAAGAGTATGGTATGATGGATGAAATCATTCCACGCTTAATCAGAGGTCTCAATTTGAGCCTTAAGAATGAATAAACTCTTGGTTTGGAGTGAATCAGAATAAATCGGTCTAGAAAATTTTGAATACCAAATGGtgaaaccaaaaaagaaaatatcGTCTAATATGTTAGGGATCATTTTGAGTGTAATCTCAAACTTAAAGGattattttaagttttttttttcagaATTGTGTACGTATGTCTTTTGAAATGAAAATTTGTTTTACCTACCAAGGGAAGTGGAAGAAAGAGACACAAAGCGAAACTGGGAAATAAGAAGGTTACCATGGAATAAATATGTTATCTTAGTGTTATTGCAAAGTCACCAGCTTTGTTCCAGTTCCACCAAAACTTTCTGGTAACATATTAGTCAATGACTAAAGGAAGAGAAAGTGCTTTTCGATGAAACAATATCACTTCCACGTTTCAAATTTTGAGGGGTTAATTTGCAATTGAAAAAAACAGTCCTGCGCAAAATGAGAGCAAAATCTCGAGGCTGCACAAGCAAAGGTACTGACAATATTGAGGACAACTTAATAACTATATATCCTTTAACCATGAGGTCTCGAGTTCGCGTCCCGGGTATGGAGTCACATTTGTTAGGGAACATTTTACCCCCAATGTGGGACTTCCCGGCACGAATCCGAATTTAATCGGGCCCCAATGCAGGTACCGGACACCGGATGGGAAACCAAAAAAATACTTAATAACTATATACCTGAAATTGAAACAGATGGGATCCAATTCTTCATTGAAGTAGCTGTAGAACCTTTTAAGTAGATTGTAGCACAATACAAGAAGTCTCCTTCAGCACAAAAACAATACTAATAATATAGACTTGCCGTTTACGTATATGTCTCAGTTTCTTAATTGCTATTCCAACAGAGGAAGCCACAATTGTTACAACTTACAAAACTTTGAGAAGCCCCTACAACAAAATATATGAAGTACTGCAACAAAATGATGATACTTGAATATCACATGGCAAACTGAGAATCTCTATCACTCTGAGAGGAATCGCTTCTACCAATGTGAGGACAGCTCAGCCACAAAATTTTGGGGAAAAAAGGAAGTAAATTTTGAACAAAATTATACACCCGGGGGCTCAAGAAAACTTGATTGAGAAACCATAATCAGTACTTGATACTTTCACTGGGCCAAAATCATCAAAGTCTGAGTCAGAGTTAAAATCCCTATAATCACCTAATTCATCAGGTGAATCTTCATCTGCGCCACTATGTTTGGAGGGAATCCTCAGTTCAGACGATAGGACAGGCAAAGGATCTTCGTTCAGATACTTGTCATGTAGTAATTCCATTGCAGTAGCTCTACCAGCCGGGTCAAAACATAGCAACTTTTTTACGAGCAGAATTTCGTCAGTTGACCTGTTGGATAGACATGCTTCTAAGCCAATTGGATTATCTACTTTACCAAATGAAATTATCTTGTAATCAGGAAGATTTGCGCAACCAGGCCAAACTTCTTCAGATAAGTTTCCAAGAACACTAAATATTCTGCCGAGTTGATCAATGTCTGAATTTCCAGGAAAAAGTGATTCCAGACGCAAAACCTCCGCAAAAATACAACCTAATGACCACAAATCAATCTCCGGCCCATAATTTGTGGATCCATAAAGTAGCTCAGGTGCCTTGTACCAACGAGTTCCAACGCAGGATGTAAGGGGAGGAAAACAATCATGTTCACCATCTTCAACATCGTAGGAATATGTTCCCGGTAAGAGATCTTCCTCAACATTACTCATGGTGCCTGTAGCTAGACAGGAAGTGTCTCCATCTTGAATATTACTATCTTTATCAATGTCATCCAAGAACCTGGATCTCAGATCATCCGACTCTCCAAGGCGTTCGGGTTGAACCAGAGATGCTTGCTCTTCAATAAATAGACCTCCTTCAGAAGACACATCTGATATGTGCTTGAAATGTGATGGACCGGCCACAGTTGCCTGATCGGGATTGCTCTGTACGTATGGCTGTTGATTGTCATTAGCAGCTACAAACCCGGGGACCAGTAGTATCCTAGCCTGTGTCATGTTGTGATAAAGGAAAGAACATTAATCAGAAGCGGCCTTGAAAAGAGTTCAGGTATTAGAGGATGTTCCAGCAGAAGAACAAAAGCACTATGGATATCCTGAAGAAGACCCTATGCTTGTGAGAACAAAGGTTATGCATATAgagctggggggggggggggggcgatcTAACGTGACTACTGTAGGTTCAATTAACTATTGCTTTTGGCTCGAAGCATACACATACAAAGAGCAATAACAACTACTACGCCGCAGTCCAAACAAGCTGGGGTCTGCTATATGCATTCTCAATGACCATGTTTCTCCATTTAAACTCCATATCAGGCCAAAGTTATACAAATAAGTTCTCTATATTTCTACTGACATATAAATCTCTGACAAGGCTAAAAGACTCTTAGAAAGCATAGGAACTAAAAAAACGTACTAATATGATTAAAACATATACCCAACTAATTGGTATCAAATATACAAATCATTTTCTTCTATAATGTCCTATCTTTCACTAAGTATGCATGGATTCCATAATATTgcccaacaaaaaaaaaaaggtataaATAACTAGTACTTATATAATAACATCACACTCATTCTAAACTCACTCACTCTATATCCTGGATTAGCCTTCGTATAGAGATACTAACTCGAACAGGGAGCTTAGTGAATGGATACCTCAGAGGCTAATATCTTCCAGAGTTCTAGTATAAGATCCTTGCATAAAACTATGTTGCGCGGACTATCCAAAATGTGCCGCAccatgtcggatcctccaaaaatacactacttttggaggatccgacacgcacctCGTGATATttttggagagtccgagcaacataggtaTAAAGTGGTCTTTAAATGAGTTAATCGCCCAGCCGACTGCACCTGTTGCTAAGCTGTGCCTGTAATTCTCTTATGAATTgcaatcaaaactctactagtaATAAACGATGAATATTTGACGAGGAACACATATTAAAGTTCACATCTTGACGAGCTCTGTGCATGTGGTAAAAGACAATTTTCTAAGCTCAAATAAATCAGAAATATCGAATCGAAATGGAAAATTTTGATATCTCGAAAAAGCAGAAAAACTGAGAACCTGGCCAAAATCAGCTAACTTGAGGACTCCATTATCAGAAATCAACAAATTTTCAGGCTTCAAGTCCCTATGTACAATCGAATTCCTATGACAAGCATCAACTCCACATAAGAT
It includes:
- the LOC104102805 gene encoding cyclin-dependent kinase F-1 — its product is MDPPHEKSWSIHTRKEITTKYEIFNRIGAGAYSDVYKARRRSDSVTVALKEIHDYQSACREIEALQILQHCPNVVVLYEYFWREDEDAVLVLEYLPTDLSSLIKEAKNWENGLGLGEIKKWMVQILCGVDACHRNSIVHRDLKPENLLISDNGVLKLADFGQARILLVPGFVAANDNQQPYVQSNPDQATVAGPSHFKHISDVSSEGGLFIEEQASLVQPERLGESDDLRSRFLDDIDKDSNIQDGDTSCLATGTMSNVEEDLLPGTYSYDVEDGEHDCFPPLTSCVGTRWYKAPELLYGSTNYGPEIDLWSLGCIFAEVLRLESLFPGNSDIDQLGRIFSVLGNLSEEVWPGCANLPDYKIISFGKVDNPIGLEACLSNRSTDEILLVKKLLCFDPAGRATAMELLHDKYLNEDPLPVLSSELRIPSKHSGADEDSPDELGDYRDFNSDSDFDDFGPVKVSSTDYGFSIKFS